A single window of Lacerta agilis isolate rLacAgi1 chromosome 12, rLacAgi1.pri, whole genome shotgun sequence DNA harbors:
- the LOC117056189 gene encoding uncharacterized protein LOC117056189: MASSRTQETSEIKPPQKYLKESILLERGEPSVYALKLKKASETSPKYHLGKENLQIANKVIMMMGASGSGKTTLINGMINYILGVQWADEFRFKLIDEVTGRNQTESQTSEVMAYVVNYQKGLKIPCSLTFVDTPGFGDTRGIEQDKKLVEKIREFFSIPGGINHIDCVCFVVKASTNRITATQKYVFDSVLSIFGKDIKENIQFLITFADSQPPLVLEAIKTADVPCAKDARGNPVHFKFNNSALFANNAMGDGESPNFDEMFWKMGMISMKTYFDSLSKLNARSLSLTKEVLKERKELEVVVQGLLPQIKTGLVKLEELKETEQALDQHKADMAANRDFEYEVLVTVKVQQDLSGLQQYATNCKTCEFTCHYPCWGTGDLLNRFCSAIDFFSGKCSVCPGKCSASDHRNQDYQFKDEIRKEKKTYAELKKKYEHACHELGTAGELLQHLSQEYIEVRENLFANIQRASQSLRRLQEIALKPNPLSTPEYIDMLIASEEEERKLGYQKRIQLLKDVKREAEIIQKIVNNEALLPEEEEMMSELKKDRRKFHLISRYWKIRAMNSLPK; the protein is encoded by the coding sequence ATGGCGTCTTCCAGAACACAGGAAACAAGTGAAATCAAACCACCTCAGAAATATCTCAAAGAAAGTATCCTTTTAGAAAGGGGTGAACCTTCTGTTTATGCATTAAAACTGAAAAAGGCATCTGAAACGTCTCCTAAGTACCATCTAGGAAAAGAGAACTTGCAGATCGCCAACAAAGTGATCATGATGATGGGAGCTTCTGGATCAGGGAAAACCACTCTCATCAATGGGATGATCAACTACATTCTGGGCGTGCAATGGGCAGATGAATTCCGGTTCAAACTTATTGATGAAGTGACAGGCAGAAACCAAACTGAAAGCCAGACATCAGAAGTGATGGCCTATGTGGTCAACTATCAAAAGGGTCTCAAGATCCCTTGCTCCCTCACTTTTGTTGACACTCCAGGATTCGGAGACACGAGAGGAATAGAGCAGGACAAAAAGTTAGTGGAGAAGATCCGAGAGTTTTTCTCCATCCCAGGAGGAATCAACCACATCGATTGTGTTTGCTTTGTGGTCAAGGCCTCCACAAACCGCATAACAGCAACCCAAAAATACGTTTTTGATTCTGTGCTCTCCATCTTTGGGAAAGATATCAAGGAGAACATTCAGTTCCTGATCACCTTTGCAGATTCACAGCCTCCCCTGGTCCTCGAGGCCATTAAGACGGCCGACGTTCCATGCGCCAAAGATGCCAGAGGGAACCCCGTGCATTTCAAATTCAACAATTCCGCCCTGTTTGCCAACAATGCCATGGGGGACGGGGAGAGCCCTAACTTTGATGAAATGTTTTGGAAAATGGGAATGATCAGCATGAAGACCTACTTTGACTCGCTAAGCAAACTGAACGCGAGGAGTTTGTCTTTGACGAAGGAAGTGCTCAAGGAGCGGAAAGAGTTGGAGGTGGTTGTGCAGGGCCTGCTGCCCCAGATCAAAACCGGGCTGGTCAAACTGGAAGAACTGAAGGAAACGGAACAAGCCCTGGACCAGCACAAAGCGGACATGGCGGCCAACAGAGATTTTGAGTATGAGGTCCTAGTCACTGTCAAAGTGCAGCAAGACCTCTCTGGACTTCAACAGTATGCAACCAACTGCAAGACCTGCGAGTTCACCTGCCACTATCCTTGCTGGGGTACTGGGGACCTGCTGAACCGCTTTTGCTCCGCTATCGATTTCTTCTCAGGAAAATGCAGCGTTTGTCCCGGCAAGTGCTCAGCCAGCGACCACCGCAACCAGGATTACCAATTTAAGGATGAaataaggaaagagaagaagacctATGCGGAGCTGAAGAAAAAGTACGAACATGCCTGCCATGAGTTGGGGACAGCGGGAGAGCTGCTTCAGCACCTCAGCCAGGAGTACATCGAGGTGAGAGAGAATCTGTTTGCAAACATCCAGAGAGCATCTCAAAGCCTGCGGCGCCTGCAGGAAATTGCCCTGAAGCCCAACCCGCTCTCCACCCCAGAATACATCGACATGCTCATTGCGTCCGAAGAGGAGGAACGCAAGCTTGGATATCAGAAAAGGATCCAGTTGCTCAAGGACGTGAAGAGAGAAGCAGAGATCATACAGAAGATTGTGAATAATGAGGCTCTactgccagaggaggaggagatgatgaGCGAACTGAAGAAGGACAGAAGAAAATTCCACTTGATATCCAGATATTGGAAGATAAGGGCGATGAATAGTCTCCCTAAATGA